In Pseudomonadota bacterium, one genomic interval encodes:
- a CDS encoding tetratricopeptide repeat protein produces the protein MKKIICVLVVFFIGISNYLFADNNTPLRTGQNDTLPLMDRIRELKPERKELTAKSENNFQEIESNTKSPGRNGKKYVQNPVKALTVKAATLFKEGLGLYNTKRYQEAIGVYSESLKLTPKDASIFFNRGLTYQHIAQYDEAISDYNHVIELTPWSADVYYNRGIAYHQLGELDSAIKDYSKAIELDPNDANAYWNRGIALSDKGEYGRAASDYCKVIDMKPTLTAFEQMSKK, from the coding sequence ATGAAGAAGATTATATGTGTTTTGGTTGTGTTTTTTATAGGTATATCAAATTATCTTTTTGCTGATAACAATACTCCCTTAAGAACAGGGCAGAATGATACATTACCTTTAATGGATCGAATAAGGGAATTAAAACCGGAGAGAAAAGAGCTTACCGCAAAATCAGAAAATAACTTTCAAGAAATTGAATCAAATACAAAGTCTCCAGGCAGGAATGGAAAGAAGTATGTCCAAAATCCGGTAAAAGCACTTACTGTAAAAGCTGCAACTCTTTTCAAAGAAGGTCTGGGTTTATACAATACAAAACGCTATCAAGAGGCTATCGGGGTATACTCCGAAAGTCTTAAATTAACTCCAAAAGATGCAAGCATATTTTTTAATAGGGGCCTGACTTACCAACACATTGCTCAATATGATGAGGCCATTTCCGATTACAACCATGTAATAGAATTAACCCCGTGGAGTGCGGATGTATATTACAATCGCGGGATAGCCTATCATCAACTCGGCGAACTTGACTCGGCAATAAAAGATTACAGCAAGGCTATCGAATTAGACCCGAACGATGCCAACGCATATTGGAATCGCGGCATAGCCTTGTCCGATAAAGGCGAATATGGGCGGGCTGCATCGGATTATTGCAAAGTAATAGATATGAAACCCACTTTAACCGCATTTGAACAAATGAGCAAAAAATGA
- a CDS encoding plasmid stabilization protein has protein sequence MAEILYTDSYNKSAKKFLKKHPELLSQYEKTLKLLEINPLHPSLRLHKLQGRLSDLHSVSINISYRISIFFIVEDNKIIPIDIGTHEEVY, from the coding sequence GTGGCTGAAATCCTATACACAGATAGTTATAACAAAAGTGCGAAGAAATTTCTCAAGAAACATCCGGAACTTCTCAGTCAGTATGAAAAAACACTTAAATTGCTGGAAATCAATCCTTTGCATCCATCGTTGAGGCTGCACAAACTTCAGGGAAGATTATCTGACCTGCATTCGGTATCTATCAACATATCATACAGAATCTCAATCTTCTTTATTGTTGAGGATAATAAAATTATACCCATCGATATTGGAACTCATGAAGAAGTCTACTGA
- a CDS encoding sigma-70 family RNA polymerase sigma factor: MSNKAEVDIKDRMDEDLEFVLLCRDGDVDAFEVLVERHQKKMLNIAYRMTDDYEDACDVVQEAFLSAFKSIKRFRGEARFSTWLTGILINHAKNRLKQVKNRSHHEGISINDTFETDSGSYNIEPQSSEIPVVEQLMQKEVQVQVQKCISLLDETSREVVILRDMQGFSYEEISNILKLPDGTIKSRLFRARDALRNCLKKVLGDL, encoded by the coding sequence ATGTCTAATAAAGCGGAAGTTGATATAAAAGACAGGATGGATGAGGATCTTGAATTTGTATTATTATGCAGGGACGGGGATGTTGACGCCTTTGAGGTGCTGGTTGAGAGGCATCAGAAAAAGATGTTAAACATTGCCTACAGAATGACAGATGATTATGAGGATGCCTGCGATGTTGTACAGGAGGCATTTTTGTCAGCATTCAAGTCAATAAAGAGATTTAGAGGAGAAGCACGATTTTCTACCTGGCTTACCGGAATTCTGATAAATCATGCAAAAAATCGCCTGAAACAAGTGAAAAACCGCTCCCATCATGAAGGGATATCCATCAATGATACTTTCGAAACCGACAGCGGCAGTTATAATATAGAGCCACAATCCTCTGAAATACCCGTAGTTGAACAACTTATGCAGAAGGAGGTTCAGGTGCAAGTGCAGAAATGTATCAGCCTGCTTGATGAAACATCCAGAGAAGTTGTAATTTTGAGGGATATGCAGGGTTTTTCTTATGAAGAAATAAGTAATATCCTTAAATTGCCTGATGGTACAATTAAATCACGGCTTTTCAGGGCAAGGGATGCTCTCAGAAACTGCCTGAAAAAGGTGCTTGGTGATCTATGA
- a CDS encoding DUF2275 domain-containing protein, with product MNRCADIEKRLSAYLDGDVAPQEQELIEEHLAMCKQCSKALENIKKTTELVRNLEEIEPPPWLKHKIMAHVREEAEKRTGIFRKLFFPLHIKIPMEVFATCLVVVMAIYVFKATGPEIRSLQAPSGQTQAPSGQTQTPSEQTQTTDYPDKQNRKTVILSTPVSKEKAALREHYEKNKVVSSQPMKETADIIIPREVQPAPKLPVPGLSAPLQSVPAGSVKERETGLKSKALQSAPLSAGVPEPAHKKKGDIAATDSGGKYQLGRNPASNEMQLKASAVGKQQTIIMTVKADKVISVGSEIKDMLKSFGAADIKQISQENIEILTAVFPAQKLKELYEKLKTIGEVKENVLIYNIPEQEVTVRIEIVNISKKP from the coding sequence ATGAATAGATGTGCGGACATAGAAAAAAGACTTTCAGCTTATCTGGACGGAGATGTCGCTCCTCAGGAACAAGAACTCATTGAGGAACATCTTGCAATGTGTAAACAGTGCAGTAAAGCACTTGAAAATATTAAAAAGACAACAGAACTCGTTCGAAACCTTGAAGAAATAGAACCTCCGCCCTGGCTTAAGCATAAGATTATGGCACATGTCAGGGAAGAGGCTGAAAAGAGAACCGGGATATTCCGGAAGCTTTTCTTCCCCCTCCATATCAAGATTCCAATGGAGGTATTTGCCACTTGTCTGGTAGTAGTAATGGCAATCTATGTTTTTAAGGCAACAGGACCGGAAATACGGTCCCTTCAGGCACCATCCGGACAGACACAGGCACCATCCGGACAGACACAGACGCCATCCGAACAGACACAGACCACTGATTATCCGGATAAACAAAACAGGAAGACTGTAATATTATCTACCCCGGTTTCCAAAGAGAAAGCAGCCCTTAGAGAACATTACGAAAAAAATAAGGTTGTATCTTCCCAGCCAATGAAAGAAACCGCGGATATTATAATCCCCAGGGAAGTCCAGCCTGCGCCGAAGCTGCCAGTACCTGGATTGTCTGCTCCGCTCCAGTCTGTCCCTGCCGGATCTGTCAAAGAACGGGAAACAGGATTGAAAAGCAAAGCCCTTCAGTCTGCCCCATTATCAGCCGGGGTCCCTGAGCCTGCACATAAGAAAAAAGGGGATATTGCTGCTACTGATTCAGGGGGAAAATACCAGCTCGGACGTAACCCAGCCTCCAATGAAATGCAATTAAAAGCATCTGCTGTAGGAAAACAGCAAACCATTATTATGACAGTTAAAGCTGATAAAGTTATTTCTGTTGGCAGTGAAATCAAAGATATGCTTAAAAGTTTTGGCGCAGCAGATATCAAGCAGATATCACAAGAAAACATTGAAATCCTAACAGCAGTTTTTCCAGCTCAAAAGCTGAAAGAACTTTATGAGAAACTTAAAACTATCGGGGAAGTGAAAGAAAATGTTTTGATATATAATATCCCTGAACAAGAGGTTACAGTCAGGATAGAGATTGTCAATATTTCCAAAAAACCTTGA